From Prionailurus viverrinus isolate Anna chromosome B2, UM_Priviv_1.0, whole genome shotgun sequence, the proteins below share one genomic window:
- the TSPYL1 gene encoding testis-specific Y-encoded-like protein 1 has product MSGQDGAETSPFPQTRSLTTLGRTPGDPDPHQRLKLREETEASQVMAEPGEGSSETVALPPPQLPEERGGFHAPAGCGQTPQIRGGGDRGFVETEAGRAEAPPLTEGLEAGSVSVATDNSLKNGCRSGEPGGPGGEKPPGTCVAERSGSEVLEEVKASEVETEKCTVFSVAVDEAVEKKGVKEEETVEKGVKEEEVVEQKMEIEKQVGEEIEMMEENRVVEEVKEDAGLRPLNMDLRMNPLEAIQLELDTVNAQADRAFQQLEQKFGRMRRHYLERRNYIIQNIPGFWVTAFRNHPQLSPMIRGQDAEMLRYITNLEVKELRHPRTGCKFKFFFRRNPYFRNKLIVKEYEVRASGRVVSLSTPIIWRRGHEPQSFIRRNQDVVCNFFTWFSDHSLPESDKIAEIIKEDLWPNPLQYYLLREGVRRARRRPIREPVEIPRPFGFQSG; this is encoded by the coding sequence ATGAGCGGCCAGGATGGAGCTGAGACGTCCCCTTTTCCCCAAACCCGCAGTCTCACGACTCTCGGCCGTACCCCAGGAGACCCCGACCCACACCAGCGCCTGAAGCTCCGTGAGGAAACCGAGGCGTCACAGGTGATGGCGGAGCCGGGTGAGGGAAGCTCGGAGACTGTCGCGCTCCCACCGCCTCAGCTTCCAGAGGAGCGGGGAGGCTTCCACGCCCCCGCGGGCTGTGGCCAAACTCCCCAGATCCGAGGCGGTGGGGATCGAGGTTTCGTAGAGACCGAAGCCGGTCGGGCGGAGGCCCCGCCTCTAACGGAAGGCCTGGAAGCTGGGTCTGTGTCCGTGGCAACGGACAACAGCTTGAAAAATGGCTGTCGGAGCGGAGAGCCGGGCGGCCCAGGTGGGGAGAAGCCCCCAGGAACCTGTGTTGCAGAGAGGTCGGGGTCTGAGGTGTTGGAAGAGGTGAAGGCCAGTGAAGTGGAGACAGAAAAATGCACCGTTTTCTCGGTAGCAGTGGATGAAGCGGTGGAGAAGAAGGGAGTGAAGGAAGAGGAGACGGTGGAGAAAggagtgaaggaggaggaggtggtggagcAGAAGATGGAGATAGAGAAGCAAGtaggggaagaaatagaaatgatggAGGAAAATAGAGTGGTAGAGGAGGTGAAGGAGGACGCGGGGCTCCGACCCTTGAATATGGATCTTCGCATGAACCCCCTGGAAGCCATCCAGCTGGAACTGGACACTGTGAATGCTCAGGCTGACAGAGCCTTTCAACAACTGGAGCAGAAATTTGGGCGCATGCGTCGTCACTACCTGGAGAGGAGGAACTACATCATTCAGAATATCCCGGGCTTCTGGGTGACTGCCTTTCGGAACCACCCCCAGTTGTCCCCCATGATTAGGGGCCAAGATGCCGAGATGTTAAGATACATAACCAATTTGGAGGTGAAGGAGCTCAGACACCCCAGAACTGGCTGCAAGTTCAAGTTCTTCTTTCGAAGAAACCCCTACTTCAGAAACAAGCTTATTGTCAAAGAATATGAGGTCAGAGCCTCTGGCCGAGTGGTGTCTCTTTCCACACCAATCATATGGCGCCGGGGCCATGAACCCCAGTCCTTCATTCGCAGGAACCAAGATGTCGTCTGCAATTTCTTCACCTGGTTTTCAGACCATAGCCTTCCAGAGTCTGACAAGATTGCTGAAATTATCAAAGAGGACTTGTGGCCCAATCCACTGCAGTATTACCTGTTGCGTGAAGGAGTCCGTAGAGCCAGACGTCGCCCAATAAGAGAGCCTGTAGAGATCCCCAGGCCCTTTGGATTCCAGTCTGGTTAA